A portion of the uncultured Draconibacterium sp. genome contains these proteins:
- a CDS encoding type II toxin-antitoxin system HipA family toxin — protein sequence MPAIKKITVSLLLEGDIAEVGELVLSDSKIYFRYNADFLKNGLNLSPIKLPFTNDILSADKEPFDGLFGLFNDSLPDGWGRLLLDRSLASKGIDIARITPLDRLAFVGSTGMGALTYKPEIEPAEDTGLIPELDILAYEMNQILVGTSSDIIEELFILGGSSGGARPKVFVGYNPHSNELTHGFDHLPDGYEDWIIKFPSSSDNPEIARIEFAYHKMALQAGIRMSKCRLFEGKSGKVYFGTKRFDRDSGKRLHTHTASGLMHDNFRMSTMDYGHLMDCAFRLEKHVNAYKKVFRLAAFNVYSHNRDDHSKNFSFLMNAKGEWQFAPVYDLTFSNSAYGFHSTMVAGESRNPGRKELLKLADHFGLKKGDVIIEEVQDAINHWPSIAKECGISKTNIQNIQNVLNKIMD from the coding sequence ATGCCAGCAATAAAGAAAATAACAGTATCGCTGTTGCTCGAAGGAGATATAGCAGAAGTGGGAGAATTAGTATTATCTGATAGCAAAATCTATTTTAGATATAATGCAGATTTCCTAAAAAATGGCCTCAACCTCTCGCCTATCAAATTGCCATTTACCAATGATATTTTAAGTGCAGACAAAGAACCTTTTGACGGATTATTTGGATTATTTAACGACTCGTTACCAGATGGATGGGGACGTTTACTTCTTGATCGCTCACTAGCTTCAAAAGGAATCGACATAGCAAGAATTACACCTTTAGACCGGTTGGCATTTGTGGGCTCTACCGGTATGGGGGCTCTTACCTACAAGCCAGAAATTGAACCTGCTGAAGATACCGGTCTCATTCCTGAGCTTGATATACTTGCTTACGAAATGAATCAGATCCTCGTGGGAACAAGTTCTGATATTATTGAGGAATTATTTATTCTTGGAGGATCATCAGGTGGTGCCCGCCCAAAGGTTTTTGTTGGTTACAATCCTCATTCCAATGAACTGACTCATGGTTTCGACCATCTGCCAGACGGTTATGAGGACTGGATTATTAAATTTCCATCATCGTCAGACAATCCGGAAATTGCCAGAATCGAATTCGCCTATCACAAAATGGCCTTGCAGGCAGGAATAAGAATGAGCAAATGCAGGCTGTTTGAGGGAAAATCAGGAAAGGTATATTTCGGAACAAAACGTTTTGATCGGGATTCAGGGAAACGTCTGCATACACATACGGCATCCGGACTTATGCATGACAATTTCAGAATGAGTACCATGGATTATGGCCATTTAATGGACTGTGCATTCCGCCTTGAAAAGCATGTAAATGCCTATAAAAAAGTTTTCAGGTTAGCCGCATTCAATGTTTACTCTCACAATCGCGACGATCATAGCAAAAATTTCTCTTTCCTGATGAACGCAAAAGGAGAATGGCAATTTGCCCCGGTTTACGACCTGACATTTTCGAATTCGGCCTACGGATTTCACAGCACCATGGTAGCTGGAGAAAGTCGGAATCCAGGACGAAAGGAACTTTTGAAGTTGGCTGATCATTTTGGATTAAAAAAAGGCGATGTAATTATCGAAGAAGTTCAAGATGCAATTAACCATTGGCCGTCCATTGCCAAGGAATGCGGAATTTCAAAAACCAACATCCAAAATATCCAGAATGTACTGAATAAAATTATGGACTAA
- a CDS encoding helix-turn-helix transcriptional regulator, which translates to MYSLEQTPTEVSKKLAQRFRTLRKQSKLSQKEMAERSGVSLGSLKRFERTGRISLESLLKLMHLLGRLNEFDTILSINENREDIEKLFSK; encoded by the coding sequence ATGTACTCATTAGAACAAACACCTACCGAGGTTAGTAAAAAGTTAGCACAAAGATTTCGTACCCTGCGAAAGCAATCAAAACTATCTCAAAAAGAGATGGCAGAACGATCAGGTGTTTCATTGGGTAGTTTAAAGCGGTTTGAAAGAACCGGGAGAATTTCTCTTGAATCACTATTAAAATTAATGCATCTTCTGGGACGATTAAACGAATTCGATACTATTCTCTCAATAAATGAAAACCGGGAAGATATTGAAAAACTTTTTTCAAAATAA
- a CDS encoding helix-turn-helix domain-containing protein produces the protein MDVNEISFENLPKAVAYLVTEVAELKVLVEKGQTPVENQKRVPIGIDQACKIIKKAKPTVYTLVRKRMIPCYKNGKQLYFFEDELLEWITSGKKKTLQEIENEAKATFSKRPNRVRQ, from the coding sequence ATGGATGTCAATGAAATTTCTTTTGAAAACTTACCAAAAGCAGTAGCCTACCTGGTTACCGAAGTGGCTGAATTAAAAGTTCTGGTTGAAAAGGGCCAAACACCGGTTGAAAATCAAAAACGTGTTCCGATCGGAATCGACCAAGCCTGTAAGATTATCAAAAAAGCCAAACCAACCGTTTACACCCTTGTGCGCAAGCGTATGATTCCCTGTTACAAAAACGGAAAACAACTCTACTTTTTCGAAGACGAATTACTGGAATGGATCACCAGTGGCAAAAAGAAAACACTGCAGGAGATCGAAAACGAAGCAAAAGCAACATTCAGTAAGCGGCCCAATCGTGTGAGGCAATGA
- a CDS encoding relaxase/mobilization nuclease domain-containing protein: MIAKAKAIAHGSRAIEYALRESKKGSLVASNLVQNETPGAIYNEFLELQECNTRCKNKFIRIEIGIAPGDEKKLGEEDLAAICREFSSRFGFENHQWIGCIHRDTEHLHMHMIVNRIGIDQRVYDTSFISKRAGKIAESISRELGLTIANQVKRKSKYRPEVMGFERILAKTLISKAAGEVLSGHPTSLKEFTAMMKKHDIAVQEAVNKKGNTYGLRFTGHNQTFKASQIGKEFGYRTLMNTFKENSQILSQDSGYKNNRKQSQGTSVRNAIFSGIAYISGPRQLLRENDSGISEEERKRKQNLKKKRRYGPKF; this comes from the coding sequence ATGATAGCCAAAGCCAAAGCAATAGCGCATGGAAGCAGGGCCATAGAATATGCACTGCGGGAATCAAAGAAGGGTTCTTTGGTGGCATCCAACCTGGTTCAAAACGAAACGCCCGGCGCGATTTACAACGAGTTTCTGGAGCTGCAGGAATGTAATACACGTTGTAAAAATAAGTTTATCCGGATCGAGATTGGTATTGCCCCCGGAGATGAGAAGAAACTTGGAGAGGAAGACCTTGCCGCTATCTGCAGGGAGTTTAGCAGTCGTTTTGGCTTTGAAAACCACCAGTGGATTGGATGTATTCACCGGGATACGGAGCATTTACATATGCACATGATCGTTAACCGGATCGGGATAGACCAACGTGTTTATGATACCAGTTTTATCAGCAAACGGGCCGGAAAGATTGCAGAAAGCATCAGCCGGGAACTGGGACTGACCATTGCCAACCAGGTAAAACGTAAAAGCAAGTACCGGCCTGAAGTAATGGGCTTTGAGCGAATACTGGCCAAAACACTGATTAGTAAGGCTGCCGGAGAAGTGTTATCGGGGCATCCCACATCCCTGAAAGAATTTACAGCAATGATGAAAAAGCATGATATCGCTGTTCAGGAGGCGGTCAATAAAAAAGGCAATACCTATGGTTTGCGGTTCACCGGTCACAATCAGACCTTCAAAGCCTCTCAAATCGGCAAGGAGTTTGGCTACCGTACATTGATGAATACATTTAAGGAAAACAGTCAAATCCTCAGTCAGGATTCCGGGTATAAAAACAACAGGAAACAATCACAAGGTACATCTGTCAGGAATGCAATTTTCTCTGGTATCGCTTATATATCCGGGCCGCGGCAATTACTTCGGGAAAATGATTCGGGGATAAGTGAAGAGGAAAGAAAGCGAAAACAAAACCTAAAAAAGAAACGAAGATATGGCCCGAAATTCTAA
- a CDS encoding IS110 family transposase, with amino-acid sequence MNTKTILKQCVGIDVSMKKVDCCLAVYTQDLQVKVVSTSKFENNGKGLLKLRQWIEKKSDKVVSLHVNMEATGVYHEEAAYFLSDLGFKLSIIQPAKGKQYARSLDEKNKTDRIDAIMLARMGLERDLPLWNRPTENLRILKRLSRERISIIRDRNALTNQLHALNHSHKAYAKSIKRLKQRVKLATKQLAEIEVQMQELVAESPVLHEKMKHVITIPGINFVTAATVIAETDGFSNIGNRRQLVSYAGLDVVVRESGTLAWRPRISKKGNAYIRAALYMAAVCSIIHNQTLRIYFNRMKKNGKPGKTGVIALERKLLILIYTLYKNNTDYVLGHTNNSQKDIVRQDSLEPVAV; translated from the coding sequence ATGAACACAAAAACGATTCTTAAGCAATGTGTGGGTATTGATGTATCCATGAAAAAAGTGGACTGTTGTCTCGCTGTTTATACGCAGGATCTGCAGGTAAAAGTAGTGTCGACAAGCAAGTTTGAGAACAACGGTAAAGGGCTGCTGAAACTCAGGCAATGGATTGAAAAGAAAAGTGACAAGGTGGTTTCCCTGCATGTTAACATGGAAGCCACCGGTGTTTACCATGAAGAGGCAGCTTATTTTTTGAGTGACCTGGGCTTTAAGCTGAGTATTATCCAGCCTGCCAAAGGAAAACAATATGCCAGAAGCCTGGATGAGAAGAATAAAACAGACCGCATAGATGCCATTATGCTGGCACGCATGGGACTGGAAAGAGATTTACCTTTGTGGAACAGACCGACAGAAAACCTGCGCATTCTTAAACGGTTGAGCCGGGAACGGATCAGTATCATCCGGGACAGGAATGCCCTTACCAACCAGTTGCATGCTCTAAATCATTCTCATAAAGCCTATGCCAAAAGTATTAAACGCCTGAAGCAACGGGTTAAATTAGCCACCAAACAACTGGCTGAGATTGAAGTACAGATGCAGGAACTGGTTGCCGAATCGCCGGTGTTGCACGAAAAAATGAAACATGTAATTACTATTCCCGGGATCAATTTTGTAACCGCGGCAACGGTTATTGCCGAAACCGATGGCTTCTCCAATATTGGCAACCGCAGGCAACTGGTCAGCTATGCCGGGCTGGATGTGGTGGTCCGGGAATCAGGGACACTGGCATGGAGGCCACGTATATCCAAAAAAGGAAACGCATATATACGGGCTGCCTTATACATGGCGGCCGTATGTTCCATTATCCACAACCAAACCCTGCGTATTTATTTCAACCGGATGAAGAAGAACGGGAAACCCGGTAAAACTGGCGTTATCGCCCTGGAACGTAAACTGCTGATCCTTATTTACACGCTTTATAAAAACAATACGGACTATGTTTTAGGCCACACGAATAACTCTCAAAAGGATATTGTCCGGCAAGACTCTCTGGAACCGGTAGCGGTATAA